A stretch of the Vigna radiata var. radiata cultivar VC1973A chromosome 7, Vradiata_ver6, whole genome shotgun sequence genome encodes the following:
- the LOC106769350 gene encoding anthocyanidin 3-O-glucosyltransferase 5-like isoform X1 yields the protein METPKLTHVVLVSSPGLGHLIPVIELAKRFVLRHNFKVTVIAVTSQTSPAESQILNSVLTPSLCHLIDIPSPDINALVAQNDAVVTRLCVLMSEAKLAIRSILSEITPRPSAVIVDLFSTETIPIARELNILGYVYIASHASMLALVLYSPVLDELVEGQYVDQTEPIKIPGCKPVRPENVLEPMQDRNDRQYTEYLKIGKGILQSDGVLVNTWEELQREELEALREGGSLSEALNMKIPVYAVGPLVREPELETNSSTESLVTWLDQQPSESVVYVSFGSGGTMSSEQMKELAWGLELSEQRFVWVVRXPIEGIADAAFFTTGSSGIDEVGKHLPEGFVSRTREVGLLVPEWAQQVTILGHRSIGGFLSHCGWGSTLESITNGVPLIAWPLYAEQRMNAALVTEELGVAVRPRVLPTKKVVRREEIAEMVRKVIEGNXVRERVKEVQQSAMKALSKGGSSLXALSQLANKISG from the exons ATGGAGACGCCAAAACTCACCCACGTGGTTCTTGTTTCAAGTCCAGGTCTGGGCCATCTCATCCCTGTCATTGAGCTGGCCAAGCGCTTTGTCCTTCGCCACAACTTCAAAGTGACAGTTATCGCCGTGACTTCCCAAACTTCACCAGCCGAATCGCAGATCCTCAACTCAGTCCTCACACCGTCTCTCTGCCACCTCATTGATATTCCTTCACCAGACATCAATGCTCTCGTTGCCCAAAACGATGCCGTGGTCACTCGCCTGTGCGTCCTGATGAGTGAAGCCAAACTCGCCATCCGTTCAATTCTTTCCGAAATTACCCCTCGCCCTTCCGCAGTCATCGTTGATCTTTTCAGTACCGAGACCATACCCATAGCAAGAGAACTCAATATTCTCGGCTACGTCTACATTGCTTCACACGCTTCGATGCTCGCGTTGGTTCTCTATTCGCCGGTTCTGGATGAACTGGTAGAGGGACAATACGTGGAC CAAACGGAACCGATCAAAATTCCAGGCTGCAAACCGGTTCGACCGGAGAACGTGTTGGAACCCATGCAGGACCGGAACGACAGACAGTATACGGAGTATCTGAAAATAGGAAAAGGGATCCTGCAAAGCGACGGCGTTTTGGTGAACACGTGGGAGGAGCTTCAACGTGAAGAGCTTGAAGCGCTGAGGGAAGGAGGTTCGTTAAGTGAAGCGCTAAATATGAAGATTCCTGTGTACGCTGTGGGACCTCTCGTGAGGGAGCCCGAGTTAGAAACCAATTCNTCAACTGAGTCGCTGGTGACGTGGCTCGACCAACAACCGAGTGAGTCGGTGGTTTACGTGTCGTTTGGCAGCGGAGGAACGATGTCATCTGAGCAAATGAAGGAGCTGGCTTGGGGGTTGGAACTGAGTGAACAGAGATTTGTTTGGGTGGTACGCNCGCCCATTGAAGGAATTGCTGACGCGGCGTTTTTCACCACTGGGAGTAGCGGGATAGATGAGGTGGGGAAGCATTTGCCGGAAGGGTTTGTTTCGAGGACTCGCGAAGTGGGCCTGCTGGTTCCCGAGTGGGCCCAACAAGTGACTATACTAGGTCATCGTTCTATTGGAGGTTTTCTTTCACACTGTGGATGGGGCTCTACGCTGGAAAGTATAACAAACGGTGTTCCGTTGATCGCNTGGCCGTTGTACGCCGAGCAAAGGATGAATGCGGCGCTGGTGACGGAGGAGCTGGGCGTGGCGGTTCGGCCCAGGGTGTTGCCGACGAAGAAGGTGGTGCGTAGGGAGGAGATAGCAGAAATGGTGAGGAAGGTTATTGAGGGCAATNGCgtgagagagagagtgaaagagGTGCAGCAAAGTGCAATGAAGGCTTTGTCTAAGGGTGGGTCGTCCCTCNTTGCACTGTCTCAACTCGCGAATAAAATTTCAGGTTGA
- the LOC106769350 gene encoding anthocyanidin 3-O-glucosyltransferase 5-like isoform X2 produces METPKLTHVVLVSSPGLGHLISVIELAKRFVHFHNFKVTVIAVTSQTSPAEAQILNSVLTPSLCHLIDIPSPDINALVSKNDAVFTRLCVLMSEAKLAIRSILSEITPRPSAVIVDIFSTETIPIARELDILCYVFCATHAWIHALGIYSPVLDELVEGQYVDQTEPIKIPGCKPVRPENVLEPMQDRNDRQYTEYLKIGKGILQSDGVLVNTWEELQREELEALREGGSLSEALNMKIPVYAVGPLVREPELETNSSTESLVTWLDQQPSESVVYVSFGSGGTMSSEQMKELAWGLELSEQRFVWVVRXPIEGIADAAFFTTGSSGIDEVGKHLPEGFVSRTREVGLLVPEWAQQVTILGHRSIGGFLSHCGWGSTLESITNGVPLIAWPLYAEQRMNAALVTEELGVAVRPRVLPTKKVVRREEIAEMVRKVIEGNXVRERVKEVQQSAMKALSKGGSSLXALSQLANKISG; encoded by the coding sequence ATGGAGACGCCAAAACTCACCCACGTGGTTCTCGTTTCAAGTCCAGGTCTGGGCCATCTCATCTCTGTTATTGAGCTTGCCAAGCGCTTTGTCCATTTCCACAACTTCAAAGTGACAGTTATCGCCGTGACTTCCCAAACTTCACCAGCCGAAGCGCAGATCCTCAACTCAGTCCTCACACCGTCTCTCTGCCACCTCATTGATATTCCTTCACCAGACATCAATGCCCTCGTTTCCAAAAACGATGCCGTGTTCACTCGCCTCTGCGTCTTGATGAGTGAAGCCAAACTCGCCATCCGGTCAATTCTTTCCGAAATTACCCCTCGCCCTTCCGCAGTCATCGTTGATATTTTCAGCACCGAGACCATACCCATAGCCAGAGAACTCGATATTCTCTGCTACGTCTTCTGTGCAACACACGCTTGGATACACGCGTTGGGTATCTATTCGCCGGTTCTGGATGAACTGGTAGAGGGACAATACGTGGACCAAACGGAACCGATCAAAATTCCAGGCTGCAAACCGGTTCGACCGGAGAACGTGTTGGAACCCATGCAGGACCGGAACGACAGACAGTATACGGAGTATCTGAAAATAGGAAAAGGGATCCTGCAAAGCGACGGCGTTTTGGTGAACACGTGGGAGGAGCTTCAACGTGAAGAGCTTGAAGCGCTGAGGGAAGGAGGTTCGTTAAGTGAAGCGCTAAATATGAAGATTCCTGTGTACGCTGTGGGACCTCTCGTGAGGGAGCCCGAGTTAGAAACCAATTCNTCAACTGAGTCGCTGGTGACGTGGCTCGACCAACAACCGAGTGAGTCGGTGGTTTACGTGTCGTTTGGCAGCGGAGGAACGATGTCATCTGAGCAAATGAAGGAGCTGGCTTGGGGGTTGGAACTGAGTGAACAGAGATTTGTTTGGGTGGTACGCNCGCCCATTGAAGGAATTGCTGACGCGGCGTTTTTCACCACTGGGAGTAGCGGGATAGATGAGGTGGGGAAGCATTTGCCGGAAGGGTTTGTTTCGAGGACTCGCGAAGTGGGCCTGCTGGTTCCCGAGTGGGCCCAACAAGTGACTATACTAGGTCATCGTTCTATTGGAGGTTTTCTTTCACACTGTGGATGGGGCTCTACGCTGGAAAGTATAACAAACGGTGTTCCGTTGATCGCNTGGCCGTTGTACGCCGAGCAAAGGATGAATGCGGCGCTGGTGACGGAGGAGCTGGGCGTGGCGGTTCGGCCCAGGGTGTTGCCGACGAAGAAGGTGGTGCGTAGGGAGGAGATAGCAGAAATGGTGAGGAAGGTTATTGAGGGCAATNGCgtgagagagagagtgaaagagGTGCAGCAAAGTGCAATGAAGGCTTTGTCTAAGGGTGGGTCGTCCCTCNTTGCACTGTCTCAACTCGCGAATAAAATTTCAGGTTGA